The following are encoded in a window of Kitasatospora sp. NBC_01250 genomic DNA:
- a CDS encoding FtsX-like permease family protein, with protein sequence MIRLGLRLTVGGGREAAARLAVIAAATALGVGLLLSTLAATNAVTTQNDRNAWLNSGGVFAGSGDASAEAGAAAGSVGSTASPQAATGTTGARVDPLWWQIGADSYKGTILGRVDVAATGPNSPVPPGIPRLPGPGEYYASPALAELLRTVPAAQLADRYPGRLIGTIGDKALPGPDSLIIMVGHRPDELAAGHQARKLTAISGLSPADCSSGCVVGTDHSGMNLILSVVAAALIFPVLILIGTATRLAATRREQRFAAMRLVGATPRQISVVSAVESTVATVAGVLVGFALYLLVRPELASVNFTGTLFFRADLALSPADVLVVALGVPVAAAVSARIALRRVQISPLGVSRRVTPRPPRAYRVIPLVGGLLELGYFIGRRPATIDGQTYAFLTGILLVLAGIVVAGPWLTMAGGRLMARGTSRPDRLVAGRRLADDPKGGFRAVSGLVLALCVTSGAVGVITSMVAERGIPGGSAAIRNTLIADYIDFDNQGRQINTVTPPPDAVLTELRAIPGVQGVLVNHEDPSYVRGPGYGGGLVTCAQLATLPSAFGTCPAGAQTAAVNSAFDIIGLQGPDAPPWPTVWPAATDSVAQLQQDTRVQEIDVATDGSTAAIERARTLLVRAYPGESPPVTIGEDRARRAQELAGFQRLADVVIGVSFPIAGCSLAVSVAGGLADRKRPFSLLRLTGVRLAVLRRIVLLESAVPLFVVAAVAIGTGFLAAALFLKAQLDYTLRAPGGDYYLMVVLGLAAGLGVIAATLPLLRRITGPEVARND encoded by the coding sequence GTCATCGCGGCGGCCACCGCCCTGGGGGTGGGCCTGCTGCTCAGCACGCTCGCCGCGACCAACGCCGTCACCACCCAGAACGACCGCAACGCCTGGCTCAACAGCGGGGGAGTCTTCGCCGGTTCGGGCGACGCCTCCGCCGAAGCGGGTGCCGCCGCCGGGTCCGTCGGCTCGACGGCGAGCCCGCAGGCGGCCACCGGCACCACCGGCGCGCGGGTGGACCCGCTGTGGTGGCAGATCGGCGCGGACAGCTACAAGGGCACCATCCTGGGCCGGGTCGATGTGGCCGCCACCGGGCCGAACTCGCCCGTCCCGCCGGGCATCCCGCGCCTGCCGGGCCCCGGCGAGTACTACGCCTCGCCGGCGCTCGCCGAGCTGCTGCGCACCGTCCCGGCCGCGCAGCTCGCCGACCGCTACCCCGGCCGCCTGATCGGCACCATCGGCGACAAGGCGCTACCCGGCCCGGACTCGCTGATCATCATGGTCGGCCACCGGCCCGACGAGCTCGCCGCCGGGCACCAGGCCCGCAAGCTGACCGCGATCTCGGGCCTCTCGCCGGCCGACTGCTCCAGCGGCTGTGTGGTGGGCACCGACCACAGCGGCATGAACCTGATCCTCTCGGTGGTGGCCGCCGCGCTGATCTTCCCGGTGCTGATCCTGATCGGCACGGCCACCCGGCTCGCAGCCACCCGGCGCGAGCAGCGGTTCGCCGCGATGCGGTTGGTGGGGGCGACGCCCCGGCAGATCTCGGTGGTCTCGGCCGTCGAGTCCACGGTGGCCACGGTGGCCGGTGTTCTGGTCGGCTTCGCCCTGTACCTCCTGGTGCGGCCGGAGCTGGCGTCGGTGAACTTCACCGGCACGCTCTTCTTCCGCGCCGACCTGGCGCTCAGCCCGGCCGACGTGCTGGTGGTCGCCCTCGGCGTGCCGGTCGCAGCCGCGGTCTCGGCCCGGATCGCGCTGCGCCGGGTGCAGATCTCCCCACTGGGCGTCAGCCGGCGGGTCACGCCGCGCCCGCCGCGGGCCTACCGGGTGATCCCGCTGGTCGGCGGCCTGCTGGAACTCGGCTACTTCATCGGCCGGCGTCCCGCGACCATCGACGGCCAGACCTACGCGTTCCTGACGGGGATCCTGCTGGTGCTGGCCGGGATCGTGGTCGCCGGGCCGTGGCTGACCATGGCCGGCGGCCGGCTGATGGCCAGGGGGACCAGCCGGCCGGACCGTCTGGTCGCCGGGCGGCGCCTGGCGGACGACCCGAAGGGCGGCTTCCGGGCGGTCAGCGGGCTGGTGCTGGCGCTCTGCGTCACCAGCGGCGCGGTCGGGGTGATCACCTCGATGGTCGCCGAGCGCGGCATTCCGGGCGGCAGCGCGGCGATCCGCAACACCCTGATCGCCGACTACATCGACTTCGACAACCAGGGCCGGCAGATCAACACGGTGACCCCGCCGCCGGACGCGGTGCTGACCGAACTGCGGGCGATCCCGGGCGTGCAGGGTGTGCTGGTCAACCACGAGGACCCGAGCTACGTCCGCGGGCCCGGCTACGGCGGCGGCCTGGTGACCTGCGCGCAGCTGGCCACCCTGCCGTCGGCCTTCGGCACCTGCCCGGCCGGCGCGCAGACGGCGGCGGTCAACTCGGCCTTCGACATCATCGGCCTGCAGGGCCCCGACGCACCGCCCTGGCCGACGGTCTGGCCGGCCGCCACGGACTCCGTCGCGCAGCTCCAGCAGGACACCCGGGTCCAGGAGATCGACGTGGCCACCGACGGTTCGACAGCGGCGATCGAGCGGGCCCGGACCCTGCTGGTGCGCGCCTACCCGGGCGAGAGCCCGCCCGTGACCATCGGCGAGGACCGCGCGCGCAGGGCGCAGGAACTCGCCGGCTTCCAGCGGCTGGCCGACGTGGTGATCGGCGTCAGCTTCCCGATCGCCGGCTGCAGCCTGGCGGTGAGCGTGGCTGGCGGTCTGGCCGACCGCAAGCGCCCGTTCAGCCTGCTGCGGCTGACCGGGGTGCGGCTGGCGGTGCTGCGCCGGATCGTGCTGCTGGAGAGTGCGGTGCCGCTCTTCGTGGTCGCCGCGGTGGCGATCGGGACCGGATTCCTGGCCGCCGCGCTCTTCCTGAAGGCGCAGCTCGACTACACGCTCCGGGCCCCCGGCGGCGACTACTACCTGATGGTCGTCCTGGGGCTGGCCGCCGGGCTCGGGGTGATCGCCGCCACCCTGCCGCTGCTGCGGCGGATCACCGGACCGGAGGTGGCCCGCAACGATTGA